The following proteins come from a genomic window of Buchnera aphidicola (Protaphis terricola):
- the nadK gene encoding NAD(+) kinase gives MKQYFNCIGIVGYPRHSNAFLTHETLYKWLIKRGYKVFIEYNISKKLKLIQPNTATLLEIGKLCDLAIVIGGDGNLLSAARVLSYFNINIIGINQGNLGFLTDLNPDNRFKKLLEVLSGDYIIERRFLLDTKIYHKKKLYKSSIAINEVVLHPKNVAHMIEFQVYIDKKFAFSQRSDGLIISTPTGSTGYSLSAGGPIISTSLEAILLIPMFPHTLSARPLVIRSDSLICLKFSHLEKNLKISCDSQIVLPVNKNQYVLIRKSNYYLNLIHPKSYNYFQTLTSKLNWSKKFF, from the coding sequence ATGAAACAATATTTTAATTGTATTGGTATTGTTGGTTATCCTCGTCATTCTAATGCATTTTTAACACATGAGACGCTTTATAAATGGTTAATTAAAAGAGGTTATAAAGTTTTTATTGAATATAATATTTCTAAAAAATTAAAATTAATACAACCAAATACAGCGACTTTATTAGAAATTGGTAAACTTTGTGATTTAGCTATCGTAATTGGTGGAGATGGAAATTTATTATCTGCAGCACGTGTTTTATCATATTTTAATATTAATATTATTGGTATTAATCAAGGTAATTTAGGGTTTTTAACAGATCTTAATCCTGATAATCGTTTTAAAAAATTATTAGAAGTTTTGTCTGGTGATTATATAATAGAACGACGATTTTTATTAGATACTAAAATTTATCATAAAAAAAAACTTTACAAATCGAGCATTGCTATTAATGAAGTGGTCTTGCATCCTAAAAATGTTGCTCATATGATAGAATTTCAGGTTTATATTGATAAAAAATTTGCATTTTCACAACGTTCTGATGGTTTAATTATTTCAACTCCAACTGGATCAACAGGTTATTCATTATCTGCAGGAGGTCCAATTATATCTACATCTTTAGAAGCAATATTATTAATACCTATGTTTCCTCATACTCTTTCAGCTAGACCTTTAGTAATTAGAAGTGATAGTCTGATTTGTTTAAAATTTTCTCATTTAGAAAAAAATTTAAAAATTAGTTGTGATAGTCAAATTGTTTTGCCTGTTAATAAAAATCAATATGTTTTAATTCGTAAAAGCAACTATTATTTAAATCTTATCCATCCTAAAAGTTATAATTATTTTCAAACTTTAACTTCAAAATTAAATTGGTCTAAAAAATTTTTTTAA
- the bamE gene encoding outer membrane protein assembly factor BamE, which yields MSIRIFILLLITFLCTSCSFLKGQNYSSEEYYSDDMNEFYMNLKNFKKKYKGMTREQIIYIFGYPIISDTFSDSYHYIFYKKCKISRCKKEILNIFFNNDKVIDFNIRELENF from the coding sequence ATGAGTATACGAATTTTTATATTATTATTAATAACTTTTTTATGTACTAGTTGTTCTTTTCTAAAAGGTCAAAACTATTCTTCTGAAGAATATTATTCAGATGATATGAATGAATTTTATATGAATTTAAAGAATTTTAAAAAAAAATACAAAGGTATGACAAGAGAACAAATAATTTATATTTTTGGTTATCCAATTATTTCTGATACTTTTAGTGATTCGTATCATTATATTTTTTATAAAAAATGTAAAATTAGTAGATGTAAAAAAGAAATATTAAATATTTTTTTTAATAATGATAAAGTTATTGATTTTAATATAAGGGAATTAGAAAATTTTTAA